The Agromyces marinus genome window below encodes:
- a CDS encoding pyridoxamine 5'-phosphate oxidase family protein — protein sequence MNTAAVAPPRRLRRLPDRETSDRLALDDLLDAELVGHLAVAVDGVPVVVPMGYARVDRHLVLHGSTGGGFALRAASARTPVAFAVTALDGLVYARSLFDSSMNYRSVTVKGVLEAVPADEEEAALLALSERLMPGRPAEVRDTRRKEVAATRVLRLALDDVVMKQRAGGPSEEPDDGEDHTQWAGVLPLERRWGAPIPSALTPAGTAVPASVAALAR from the coding sequence ATGAACACCGCAGCAGTCGCGCCCCCGCGCCGCCTCCGCCGCCTGCCCGACCGGGAGACGAGCGACCGCCTCGCCCTGGACGACCTCCTCGACGCCGAACTCGTCGGCCACCTCGCCGTGGCCGTCGACGGCGTGCCCGTCGTCGTCCCGATGGGGTACGCGCGCGTCGACCGCCACCTCGTCCTGCACGGCTCGACCGGGGGTGGATTCGCGCTGCGGGCGGCATCCGCTCGCACGCCCGTCGCCTTCGCCGTCACGGCACTCGACGGACTCGTCTACGCGCGGTCCCTCTTCGACAGCTCCATGAACTACCGCAGCGTCACCGTGAAGGGGGTGCTCGAGGCCGTCCCGGCCGATGAGGAGGAGGCCGCCCTGCTCGCGCTCTCCGAGCGGCTCATGCCCGGCCGCCCGGCCGAGGTCCGCGACACCCGGCGGAAGGAGGTCGCGGCGACGCGGGTGCTGCGGCTGGCGCTCGACGACGTCGTCATGAAGCAGCGCGCCGGCGGGCCCTCCGAGGAGCCGGACGACGGCGAGGACCACACGCAGTGGGCGGGCGTGCTGCCGCTCGAGCGGCGATGGGGTGCGCCGATCCCGTCGGCCCTCACGCCGGCGGGCACCGCCGTGCCCGCCTCGGTCGCCGCGCTCGCGCGCTGA
- a CDS encoding glutathione peroxidase: MTRLEEIPFQTMTGETRTLADWAGQVRLVVNVASRCGLSPQYEQLEQLQRTYGDRGFTVLGFPSNQFLQELASNEAVSEYCSTTWGVTFPIFDRVRVNGRKEHPLYAELKQATDADGKAGRVTWNFEKFLVLPSGEVRRFRPQTVPDAPEVVDAIEAALPIRKD; this comes from the coding sequence ATGACCCGGCTCGAAGAGATCCCGTTCCAGACCATGACGGGCGAGACCCGCACCCTCGCCGACTGGGCCGGCCAGGTCCGGCTCGTCGTCAACGTCGCGTCCCGCTGCGGGCTGTCGCCCCAGTACGAGCAGCTCGAGCAGCTCCAGCGCACCTACGGCGACCGCGGGTTCACCGTGCTGGGCTTCCCGAGCAACCAGTTCCTGCAGGAACTGGCCAGCAACGAGGCGGTCAGCGAGTACTGCTCGACCACGTGGGGCGTGACCTTCCCGATCTTCGATCGCGTCCGGGTGAACGGCCGCAAGGAGCATCCGCTCTACGCCGAGCTCAAGCAGGCGACGGATGCCGACGGCAAGGCCGGCCGGGTCACCTGGAACTTCGAGAAGTTCCTCGTGCTGCCCTCGGGGGAGGTGCGCCGGTTCCGGCCGCAGACCGTGCCCGACGCTCCCGAGGTCGTCGACGCGATCGAGGCCGCACTGCCGATCCGCAAGGACTGA
- a CDS encoding leucyl aminopeptidase: MVRNPVKVIPEGFSPIPSLEAHDGVVASVVGEFGAGLDAVGVLVHDAGPLPDGVGFDRDGLARLGFEAKPGQTLALPQPGGSLTVLVGGGDADETTDAALRDAAATFVRAAPKAAAVGFQVPSTGEADAAAAGRALVEGVLLGRYRYDALKAEAREPRLERVELRIDGADRAAASAGAAEGVVSARATAIARDLANTPPSHLTATDLADVAETLGGRFGFEVEVFDRERLVELGCGGILGVNAASAEEPRMLVLRYAPDGDATGHLGLVGKGIMYDSGGISLKPSDPSHLLMKMDMGGAAAVLGALTALRDLGARSKVSAWLMCTDNMPSGSAYKLGDVLTARGGRTVEVKNTDAEGRLVLMDGLVLATEAGVDAIVDIATLTGTAMRALGESHSVVLGTSQALIDRLVASGQATDELTWQFPLVKKYRKQLDSDVADIANIGGPNAGATTAALFLAEFVGETPWAHLDIAGTMASEGDDSWRSKGATGYGARLLLDLARGFAPVG; encoded by the coding sequence ATGGTTCGCAATCCGGTCAAGGTCATTCCCGAGGGGTTCTCCCCCATCCCCTCGCTCGAGGCGCACGACGGCGTCGTGGCATCCGTCGTCGGCGAGTTCGGCGCAGGGCTCGATGCCGTCGGGGTGCTCGTGCACGATGCCGGTCCGCTTCCCGACGGAGTCGGGTTCGACCGCGACGGACTCGCGCGCCTCGGCTTCGAGGCGAAGCCCGGCCAGACCCTGGCCCTGCCGCAGCCCGGTGGGTCGCTCACGGTCCTCGTCGGCGGCGGGGACGCCGACGAGACGACGGATGCCGCGCTGCGAGACGCCGCGGCGACGTTCGTGCGTGCGGCGCCGAAGGCGGCAGCGGTCGGGTTCCAGGTGCCGTCGACGGGCGAAGCGGATGCCGCGGCCGCCGGCCGCGCGCTCGTGGAGGGCGTGCTGCTCGGCCGGTACCGCTACGACGCCCTCAAGGCCGAGGCCCGAGAGCCCCGGCTCGAGCGCGTGGAGCTGCGCATCGACGGCGCCGATCGCGCCGCGGCATCCGCCGGCGCCGCCGAGGGCGTCGTCTCCGCCCGCGCGACCGCGATCGCACGCGACCTGGCCAACACGCCGCCGAGTCACCTGACCGCGACCGACCTCGCCGACGTCGCGGAGACCCTCGGGGGCAGGTTCGGATTCGAGGTCGAGGTGTTCGACCGGGAACGGCTCGTCGAACTCGGGTGCGGCGGGATCCTCGGCGTCAACGCCGCCAGCGCGGAAGAGCCGCGGATGCTCGTGCTGCGCTACGCCCCGGACGGCGATGCGACCGGGCACCTGGGCCTGGTCGGCAAGGGCATCATGTACGACTCGGGCGGCATCAGCCTGAAGCCGAGCGATCCGTCCCACCTGCTCATGAAGATGGACATGGGCGGCGCCGCCGCCGTCCTGGGCGCGCTCACGGCGCTCCGCGACCTCGGCGCGAGGTCGAAGGTCTCCGCCTGGCTCATGTGCACCGACAACATGCCGTCGGGCTCGGCCTACAAGCTCGGCGACGTGCTCACCGCACGGGGCGGCAGGACCGTCGAGGTCAAGAACACCGACGCCGAGGGGCGACTCGTGCTCATGGACGGACTCGTGCTCGCCACGGAAGCCGGCGTCGACGCCATCGTCGACATCGCGACCCTCACCGGAACCGCCATGCGCGCGCTCGGCGAATCGCACTCGGTCGTGCTCGGCACGAGCCAGGCGCTCATCGACCGCCTCGTCGCGTCGGGCCAGGCCACCGACGAACTCACCTGGCAGTTCCCGCTCGTGAAGAAGTACCGCAAGCAGTTGGACTCGGATGTCGCAGACATCGCCAACATCGGCGGCCCGAACGCCGGGGCGACGACCGCGGCACTGTTCCTGGCCGAGTTCGTCGGCGAGACGCCGTGGGCCCATCTCGACATCGCCGGCACGATGGCGTCGGAGGGCGACGACTCGTGGCGGTCGAAGGGTGCCACCGGGTACGGGGCGCGCCTGCTGCTCGATCTGGCACGGGGGTTCGCGCCGGTCGGGTGA
- a CDS encoding DedA family protein has protein sequence MEIFEGWPLPAAIGTLFVIVLLRAGGTYALGRGSRAGVKRLLERRGRMGPALARAEAVVDRYGAPVVALSFLTVGFQTAVNLAAGVMRMPLIRYLPALVIGGAAWATMYGVLGLATINAIIQAAQRDPVAAIVSVLAVIALFVLIDVATRKARAISARHAAAVEPVLPEEPGAAE, from the coding sequence GTGGAGATCTTCGAAGGCTGGCCCCTCCCGGCGGCGATCGGCACCCTGTTCGTGATCGTGCTCCTCCGCGCCGGCGGGACGTACGCGCTCGGGCGAGGATCGCGCGCGGGCGTGAAGCGGTTGCTCGAACGTCGCGGCCGCATGGGCCCGGCGCTCGCCCGGGCGGAGGCCGTCGTCGACCGGTACGGCGCACCCGTCGTCGCGCTCTCCTTCCTCACGGTCGGCTTCCAGACCGCGGTGAACCTCGCGGCGGGCGTCATGCGGATGCCCCTCATCAGGTACCTCCCCGCGCTCGTGATCGGCGGGGCCGCCTGGGCGACGATGTACGGCGTGCTCGGACTCGCGACGATCAACGCGATCATCCAGGCGGCCCAGCGCGACCCGGTCGCCGCGATCGTCAGCGTGCTCGCCGTGATCGCGCTGTTCGTGCTCATCGACGTCGCGACGCGCAAGGCCCGGGCGATCTCCGCACGGCATGCGGCGGCGGTCGAGCCCGTGCTGCCGGAGGAGCCCGGAGCGGCGGAGTAG
- a CDS encoding carbohydrate kinase family protein: MTRPHVPRVAVVGDALIDELRDPRGTREFVGGAALNVATGLALLGTDATLVAMIGDDEPGRRIRSFLIDYDVALVASPSELGSSRAVSIRTSGGEPRYEFNAAARARRLAFDGTTRDALDAADLVVVSCYPFDDDEQVEALLGAVRDPRRRLVIDANPRAGMLHDRDRFLANLLRAAATSVLVKVGDDDADLLAGTSLEQFVRVLGQRGCPAVLATAGRHGASVHTAALEVHSGVVELPGPIVDTMGAGDATLAGVVHRIAAGGMPATAETWASVLAEAMGIAAATIRQEGALLRTPREPGHPGS, encoded by the coding sequence ATGACGCGACCACACGTTCCTCGGGTCGCCGTCGTCGGCGACGCCCTCATCGACGAACTCCGGGACCCGCGCGGCACGCGCGAATTCGTCGGCGGCGCCGCGCTGAACGTGGCGACCGGGCTCGCGCTGCTCGGCACCGACGCGACGCTCGTTGCCATGATCGGCGACGACGAGCCGGGGCGACGCATCCGATCGTTCCTCATCGACTACGACGTCGCGCTCGTGGCGAGTCCGTCCGAGCTCGGCTCCTCGCGAGCCGTCTCGATCCGCACCTCGGGCGGAGAGCCCCGGTACGAGTTCAACGCAGCCGCACGGGCGCGCCGCCTGGCCTTCGACGGGACCACCCGCGACGCACTCGACGCCGCAGACCTCGTGGTCGTGAGCTGCTACCCGTTCGACGACGACGAACAGGTCGAGGCGCTCCTCGGGGCGGTGCGCGATCCGCGACGTCGGCTCGTGATCGATGCGAACCCGCGCGCGGGCATGCTGCACGATCGCGACCGCTTCCTGGCGAACCTGCTGCGCGCCGCCGCGACGTCCGTGCTCGTCAAGGTCGGAGACGACGACGCCGACCTGCTCGCCGGCACATCGCTCGAGCAGTTCGTGCGGGTGCTCGGGCAGCGCGGCTGCCCCGCCGTCCTCGCCACCGCGGGACGGCACGGTGCGAGCGTGCACACGGCCGCACTCGAGGTGCACTCCGGCGTCGTGGAGTTGCCCGGGCCGATCGTCGACACGATGGGCGCGGGCGACGCGACCCTCGCGGGAGTCGTGCACCGCATCGCCGCCGGGGGCATGCCGGCCACGGCCGAGACCTGGGCGAGCGTCCTCGCGGAGGCCATGGGGATCGCCGCGGCGACCATCCGGCAGGAAGGCGCCCTGCTGCGAACCCCGCGGGAACCCGGCCACCCCGGCAGTTGA